A window from Falco naumanni isolate bFalNau1 chromosome 3, bFalNau1.pat, whole genome shotgun sequence encodes these proteins:
- the CALB1 gene encoding calbindin, with product MTAETHLQGVEISAAQFFEIWHHYDSDGNGYMDGKELQNFIQELQQARKKAGLDLTPEMKAFVDQYGKTADGKIGIVELAQILPTEENFLLFFRCQQLKSSEDFMQTWRKYDSDHSGFIDSEELKSFLKDLLQKANKQIEDSKLTEYTEIMLRMFDANNDGKLELTELARLLPVQENFLIKFQGVKMCAKEFNKAFEMYDQDGNGYIDENELDALLKDLCEKNKKELDINNLATYKKSIMALSDGGKLYRAELALILCAEEN from the exons ATGACGGCGGAGACCCACCTGCAGGGCGTGGAGATCTCGGCCGCCCAGTTCTTCGAGATCTGGCACCACTACGACTCCGACG GCAATGGGTACATGGATGGGAAGGAGCTACAAAACTTcatccaggagctgcagcaggcgCGGAAGAAGGCAGGCTTG GATTTAACAcctgaaatgaaagcttttgtgGACCAATATGGAAAGACTGCTGATGGAAAAATAGGAATAGTTGAG CTTGCTCAGATATTACCAACGGAAGAGAATTTCCTGTTGTTCTTCAGATGCCAGCAGCTAAAGTCAAGTGAAGACTTCATGCAG ACATGGAGAAAATACGACAGCGACCACAGTGGCTTCATTGATTCTGAGGAACTCAAG agcTTCTTGAAAGATTtattacagaaagcaaataagCAGATTGAAGACTCAAAGCTAACagaatacacagaaataatg CTTAGGATGTTTGATGCAAACAATGATGGAAAGTTGGAGCTTACTGAACTGGCCAG GCTACTCCCAGTGCAGgaaaattttcttattaaatttCAG GGTGTCAAAATGTGTGCAAAAGAATTCAATAAAGCCTTTGAGATGTATGATCAA gatGGTAATGGCTATATAGATGAAAATGAACTTGATGCACTACTGAAGGATCTCTGTGAGAAGAACAAAAAG GAATTAGACATTAACAACCTTGCGACATACAAGAAAAGCATCATGGCCTTGTCTGATGGAGGAAAGCTTTACCGAGCAGAACTGGCTCTTATTCTCTGTGCTGAGGAAAACTAG